In one Shinella zoogloeoides genomic region, the following are encoded:
- a CDS encoding heavy metal translocating P-type ATPase, whose amino-acid sequence MSCCSAEIGLGVPPWRASVSAEELAMASRDIGGGRRQSVLSVPAMHCAACIGAVESALARVPGVERARANLSLRRVTIDWKQDGSAAPDIVGALAAIGYDANLPATEIDGEDPALAGLVRALAVAGFCSMNIMLLSVSVWSGADGATRQTFHVVSALLALPAVFYAGAGFYRSAWRALSHGRTNMDVPISVGILLTFALSLYDTATNAPHAYFEAATSLIFVLLVGRVLDHAMRGKARSAVAALTRLIPRGASVLRSDGTRDYVDLSEVEAGMRLGIAAGERIPADGVVEEGRAELDAALVTGESLWRRANAGEAVRAGELNIGNPFVLRTTAAPANSTVAEMSRMITAAEDGRSRYQRLADRAAGLYAPVVHSLAAVAFMTWFLATGNVHTALTIAITVLIITCPCALGLAVPMVQVVLARRLFERGVMTGDGSAFERLSEIDTVVFDKTGTLTTGTPRLFAPAGIAPEALRLASALAGASAHPIARAIAAASPAASLPVFTDLREERAMGMEGRLGADLYRLGRPEWALAASGGAAMTVLAKNGEALAYFTFGEHVRRGARDLVATLKTRGIDIVLLSGDCPQAVESVATSLGIDDRRARLLPRDKVHAIKDLQQRGRRVLMVGDGINDAPALRAADASMAPASASDIGRSAADFVFLGDDLRVVTDIFDTVEKASVLIRQNFALAVLYNLVSLPIAFLGYATPLIAAVAMSSSSLIVVANALRLTRKASAGSSTVETIVEAKA is encoded by the coding sequence ATGTCCTGCTGCTCCGCCGAGATCGGACTGGGTGTGCCGCCCTGGCGGGCCAGTGTTTCGGCAGAGGAACTGGCGATGGCCAGCCGGGACATCGGCGGCGGGAGGCGGCAGAGCGTGCTTTCGGTACCCGCCATGCACTGCGCCGCCTGCATCGGCGCGGTGGAGTCCGCCCTTGCCAGGGTGCCGGGCGTCGAGCGGGCACGCGCCAACCTCTCGCTACGCCGAGTCACCATCGACTGGAAACAGGATGGAAGCGCGGCCCCCGACATTGTCGGCGCACTCGCCGCCATCGGCTATGACGCCAACCTCCCGGCAACCGAGATCGATGGCGAGGACCCTGCCCTTGCCGGCCTCGTGCGCGCGCTTGCCGTCGCCGGCTTTTGCTCCATGAACATCATGCTGCTTTCCGTCTCAGTCTGGTCGGGTGCGGATGGGGCGACGCGCCAGACATTTCACGTCGTTTCTGCATTGCTTGCGTTGCCGGCGGTGTTCTACGCGGGCGCGGGCTTCTACCGTTCGGCCTGGCGGGCGCTCAGCCATGGCCGCACCAACATGGACGTGCCGATCTCCGTCGGGATTCTGCTCACGTTCGCGCTCAGCCTCTACGATACCGCCACGAACGCCCCGCACGCCTATTTCGAGGCCGCCACGTCGCTGATCTTCGTCCTCCTCGTTGGCCGGGTTCTGGACCATGCCATGCGCGGCAAGGCACGCTCGGCGGTCGCCGCCCTGACGCGACTGATCCCGCGCGGGGCGAGCGTGCTGCGGAGCGACGGCACGCGCGACTATGTGGACTTAAGCGAGGTCGAGGCCGGCATGCGCCTCGGCATCGCCGCGGGCGAGCGCATACCGGCGGATGGCGTCGTGGAGGAAGGCCGCGCCGAGCTTGACGCCGCTCTCGTCACTGGCGAGAGCCTGTGGCGGCGCGCCAACGCGGGCGAGGCCGTGCGCGCAGGGGAACTCAACATCGGCAACCCCTTCGTGCTGCGCACCACCGCCGCGCCGGCAAACTCGACAGTCGCAGAAATGAGTCGGATGATCACGGCCGCCGAAGACGGCCGCTCGCGCTACCAGCGGCTCGCCGACCGCGCGGCCGGCCTCTACGCCCCCGTCGTCCACAGCCTCGCTGCCGTCGCCTTCATGACCTGGTTCCTGGCGACCGGCAATGTGCACACCGCGCTCACCATCGCCATCACCGTCCTCATTATCACCTGCCCCTGCGCGCTGGGGCTCGCCGTTCCCATGGTACAGGTCGTGCTGGCCCGTCGTCTCTTCGAGCGCGGCGTCATGACGGGCGATGGCTCCGCCTTCGAGCGCCTGAGCGAGATCGACACCGTGGTCTTCGACAAGACCGGGACATTGACAACGGGAACGCCCCGCCTGTTCGCCCCGGCCGGAATCGCGCCGGAAGCGCTCAGGCTTGCCAGCGCGCTGGCTGGTGCTTCCGCTCATCCGATAGCGAGGGCGATCGCTGCCGCAAGCCCCGCGGCCAGCTTACCCGTCTTCACGGATCTGCGGGAAGAGCGGGCAATGGGAATGGAAGGGAGGCTTGGAGCCGATCTCTATCGGCTGGGCCGGCCGGAATGGGCGCTGGCAGCCTCCGGCGGAGCGGCAATGACGGTACTCGCGAAAAACGGCGAGGCGCTTGCCTATTTCACATTCGGCGAGCACGTCCGCCGCGGGGCGCGTGATCTCGTCGCCACGCTGAAAACCCGTGGCATCGATATCGTCCTGCTCTCCGGCGATTGCCCGCAAGCCGTCGAGAGCGTCGCCACTTCGCTCGGCATCGACGACAGGCGCGCCCGGCTCCTGCCCCGCGACAAGGTGCATGCGATAAAGGACTTGCAGCAGCGTGGACGCCGGGTGCTGATGGTCGGCGACGGCATCAACGATGCGCCTGCGCTACGTGCCGCCGATGCATCCATGGCCCCCGCCTCGGCCAGTGATATCGGACGCAGCGCCGCCGATTTCGTGTTTCTCGGTGACGACCTGCGTGTGGTGACGGATATTTTCGACACCGTGGAAAAGGCGTCGGTCCTCATAAGGCAGAATTTCGCACTCGCGGTGCTGTACAACCTCGTCAGCCTGCCGATTGCTTTCCTGGGGTATGCGACGCCGCTGATCGCGGCCGTCGCGATGTCCTCATCCTCGCTCATCGTCGTTGCCAATGCGCTACGCCTCACGCGGAAGGCCAGCGCCGGAAGCAGCACTGTGGAAACCATTGTGGAGGCGAAGGCATGA
- the ccoS gene encoding cbb3-type cytochrome oxidase assembly protein CcoS: protein MTAIGLLVPLSIIMGIAGLLAFLWSLRARQYEDLDGAAARILLENDEDAPVVDRQRNLAGEGDSDGR, encoded by the coding sequence ATGACAGCCATCGGCCTCCTCGTCCCGCTTTCGATCATCATGGGCATCGCCGGCCTCCTGGCCTTCCTATGGTCTCTGCGCGCCCGGCAATATGAAGACCTCGACGGCGCTGCCGCAAGAATTCTGCTCGAAAATGACGAGGACGCGCCGGTCGTCGACCGGCAGCGCAACTTGGCCGGAGAAGGAGACTCAGATGGTCGATGA
- a CDS encoding flagellin N-terminal helical domain-containing protein → MTSIHTNASAISALQTLRTVTADLQHMQAQISSGKRVQNAVDNAAYWSISTTMRSDRMAISAVSDALGLGAAKVDVAYSGLSSVIDILSEFSGKLVLAAEGGVDKSKVQAELEQLKQQVLDVSMSSSFSGENWLNTNIPNIYDNDLNRTALVASFVRTPSSGVAVETIDFHRSEVSLFNSAGGGLLQADARDSKTIGGIRGFTPTRPIVTDSTAYNGSEGAGWMIPMGTTGSSGSFALDAFPVGSTLDFTSPGAEISFDIILDREASNPDSEPGLSGELQDLPGPFYAGYTASITITKADVDAWRPELGGKITTNTEFAGLLSYKLHPHGAYVSATSRIESPPGSQNWIHDPERMSIQTLQHHGDGSYVEIANLTSVGISTGGLREASDFGRRGSGMNLAFKEFIVHEDGDNVDGVEISFAFGVNNAAPKAYSFNRSYVNDILGKETGKVETSDEMATLLKSLLDEDWPDLIIEAKSPSAVLIKSDPSVDRAWGSGTRLEFDNIRVSIEPLPTLNFLEIDVEQNPDMIATYIDYMDVVAGRVTDGATSLGALHKRIDMQAEFAARMMATLDKGVGRLVDADMNEASLRMKAIQTQQQLATQLLSIANSNTEHMLQLFR, encoded by the coding sequence ATGACGAGCATTCACACAAATGCGAGCGCAATTTCTGCGCTCCAGACGCTGCGCACAGTCACCGCAGATCTCCAGCACATGCAAGCGCAAATCTCGTCTGGGAAACGAGTCCAAAATGCTGTCGACAATGCCGCATATTGGTCGATTTCTACGACGATGCGCTCTGATCGCATGGCGATATCAGCGGTTTCTGACGCGCTCGGACTCGGTGCCGCAAAGGTCGATGTAGCTTATTCAGGACTCTCATCCGTGATTGACATTCTCTCGGAATTTAGTGGAAAGCTCGTTCTGGCGGCGGAAGGTGGCGTCGATAAGTCAAAGGTCCAGGCCGAGCTGGAGCAACTAAAGCAACAGGTGCTGGACGTCTCGATGTCCTCAAGCTTTAGTGGCGAAAACTGGCTAAATACTAACATTCCCAATATCTACGATAATGATCTGAACCGAACCGCCCTCGTAGCCTCCTTTGTTCGAACTCCTTCCAGCGGTGTAGCAGTCGAGACCATCGACTTCCATCGTTCCGAAGTTTCGCTTTTCAATAGCGCGGGCGGCGGATTGCTACAGGCAGACGCACGCGATTCGAAAACGATCGGCGGCATCCGAGGCTTCACTCCTACCCGTCCGATCGTGACCGATTCGACTGCATACAATGGGAGCGAGGGAGCAGGCTGGATGATCCCTATGGGCACGACGGGGAGCTCTGGCAGCTTCGCCCTTGACGCATTTCCAGTAGGATCGACACTTGATTTTACTTCGCCAGGCGCCGAGATCAGCTTTGATATCATCCTGGATAGGGAAGCGTCCAATCCCGATAGTGAGCCCGGATTGTCAGGTGAATTGCAGGATTTGCCTGGACCTTTCTATGCGGGATATACTGCCTCAATTACCATTACCAAGGCGGATGTTGACGCTTGGAGACCTGAGCTTGGTGGCAAAATCACGACAAATACGGAGTTTGCCGGCCTCCTCAGCTATAAGCTTCACCCACATGGCGCATACGTCTCGGCAACGAGCCGAATTGAGTCGCCGCCGGGTTCTCAGAACTGGATCCACGACCCCGAACGGATGTCGATTCAGACGCTGCAACATCACGGGGATGGATCCTACGTTGAGATTGCCAACCTCACCAGTGTTGGCATCAGCACGGGAGGGTTGAGGGAAGCTTCTGATTTCGGACGTCGCGGCTCTGGCATGAACCTGGCGTTTAAGGAGTTTATTGTCCATGAAGATGGCGACAACGTCGACGGGGTAGAGATTAGTTTTGCTTTCGGCGTTAATAACGCCGCTCCTAAAGCCTATTCCTTCAATCGGAGTTATGTGAACGACATTCTTGGCAAAGAAACCGGCAAAGTCGAAACCTCCGACGAAATGGCTACACTTCTGAAGAGTTTGCTTGATGAGGACTGGCCAGACCTTATCATCGAGGCGAAATCACCCTCCGCAGTTTTGATTAAGTCGGACCCTTCTGTCGATCGAGCTTGGGGAAGTGGAACGCGTCTGGAATTCGACAACATACGGGTCAGCATAGAGCCTTTGCCCACCCTCAACTTTCTTGAAATCGATGTGGAGCAAAACCCAGATATGATTGCCACTTACATCGACTATATGGATGTCGTCGCCGGAAGGGTAACAGATGGTGCCACATCACTTGGCGCCCTTCACAAGCGGATCGATATGCAAGCTGAGTTTGCAGCAAGAATGATGGCAACATTGGACAAGGGTGTTGGCCGCCTCGTCGATGCCGATATGAACGAAGCGTCGCTCCGCATGAAAGCTATTCAGACCCAGCAGCAACTCGCCACTCAACTCCTGTCGATAGCGAACTCGAATACAGAGCATATGTTGCAGCTGTTTCGGTAG
- a CDS encoding tyrosine-type recombinase/integrase, whose protein sequence is MVTAEHKGVHVVKAKGKTYTYAWRGGPRIFAALGTPAFQKAYAEAVERIRLPDESSFSALITFYKRSDDYKKLADSTKKNWSRWLDRVDEHFGCLRIKNFDRPDQIRPRIRKWRANYAATPRTADYGMQVLSRVLSYAVDPLAKVSMNPCEGIKRLCSSNRAAIIWEASEMQSMLAYCSAEANFAIRLAALTGLRAGDLFRLAWSHVGENTIRMTTGKSRHQREVVIPLYRELSDLLDEIPIRSPIVLTNSRKRQWTVNGFASVFNKAKKNAKLERNLHFHDLRGTAATKLYNAGLDKRIIAEILGWKEENVDRIIRRYVGRNAATEALIWKLDTAAVSTASANLL, encoded by the coding sequence ATGGTTACAGCTGAGCACAAAGGCGTCCACGTCGTGAAGGCGAAGGGCAAAACGTATACCTATGCGTGGCGCGGGGGGCCTCGTATCTTCGCGGCGCTTGGCACGCCTGCGTTTCAGAAGGCATATGCCGAAGCGGTGGAGAGAATCCGCTTGCCCGATGAGAGTAGCTTTTCAGCGCTGATTACCTTCTACAAGCGCAGCGACGACTACAAGAAGCTTGCTGACAGTACGAAGAAAAACTGGTCTCGCTGGCTCGACCGGGTCGATGAACACTTCGGTTGTCTGCGGATCAAAAACTTTGACCGACCCGACCAGATCCGGCCCCGCATCCGAAAGTGGCGTGCCAACTATGCTGCCACTCCCCGCACGGCCGACTACGGCATGCAGGTTCTCTCGCGCGTTTTGTCCTACGCAGTTGACCCGCTCGCGAAGGTCAGCATGAACCCGTGCGAAGGCATTAAACGTCTCTGCTCTTCCAACCGGGCGGCGATTATCTGGGAGGCGTCCGAGATGCAGAGTATGCTCGCCTATTGCTCTGCCGAGGCAAACTTCGCCATCCGCCTCGCTGCTCTGACGGGTCTGCGCGCGGGCGATCTCTTCCGGCTAGCATGGTCGCACGTCGGCGAGAACACGATCAGGATGACGACGGGTAAGAGCCGACACCAACGAGAGGTTGTAATTCCCCTCTATCGGGAACTCAGCGATTTGCTCGACGAAATCCCCATACGATCGCCGATCGTGCTCACCAACAGTCGAAAACGGCAGTGGACGGTTAATGGCTTTGCATCCGTTTTCAACAAGGCGAAGAAGAACGCGAAGCTTGAGCGCAATCTTCACTTCCATGATCTTCGCGGCACGGCAGCGACGAAGCTCTACAATGCCGGCCTCGACAAGCGTATCATCGCGGAGATCCTAGGGTGGAAAGAAGAGAACGTCGACAGGATTATCCGCCGATACGTTGGCAGAAATGCCGCAACTGAAGCGTTGATTTGGAAGCTCGACACGGCCGCTGTAAGTACAGCGAGTGCAAACCTACTGTAG
- a CDS encoding DUF982 domain-containing protein has product MKRGQWSEPVTFETQRHGQYRTIASAEEAAGVLIGQWPREDGKALRKACKACLDALEGLGDAETARRAFLRAADEAKVYTCDRDEMPTVRPGED; this is encoded by the coding sequence ATGAAGCGCGGCCAGTGGAGTGAGCCTGTCACGTTCGAGACGCAGCGACATGGCCAGTATCGCACGATCGCCAGCGCTGAGGAGGCTGCCGGCGTCCTGATAGGACAATGGCCGCGGGAAGACGGGAAGGCTTTACGGAAAGCCTGCAAAGCTTGTCTGGATGCTCTTGAAGGGCTTGGCGACGCTGAGACCGCGAGAAGGGCTTTTTTGAGAGCCGCAGACGAGGCGAAAGTGTACACCTGCGACCGAGACGAGATGCCTACTGTGCGCCCAGGCGAAGATTAA
- a CDS encoding N-acetyl sugar amidotransferase: MNRIPAPARIDKSLFSGDAHAHETKYGLPSKVKFCVRCVISNQRPNSAVEYKHTKESKKATIAFDEEGVCDACRFAEKKQAGIEWEERERRLVALCDTFRSRNGNYDCIVPGSGGKDSFYASHILKTKYGMHPLTVTWAPHVYTEWGWRNFQSWIHAGHDNLLSTPNGRVHRLLTRLAVDNLFHPFQAFMFGQKALAPKMALLHKIPLVFFGENEAEYGNPIGDTETAKRDWSYFTSDDQSKVSLGGVPIPDLKAHFGVEQQDLLPYLPANPSEIEAQGVEVHYLGYYLKWHPQSCYYYAVEHGGFQASPERTPGTYSKYNSIDDRIDDFHYYTTGIKFGLGRASYDAAQEIRSGDITREEGVALVKRFDHEWPERFAEEIFRYLSIPPEEFPEASRMFEEPILTRDYFDTLADTFRSPHLWKWEGNRWQLRHAVWQEAADAEAAL; encoded by the coding sequence ATGAATCGAATTCCGGCCCCGGCCCGTATCGACAAGTCTCTCTTTTCGGGCGACGCACATGCGCACGAAACCAAGTACGGTTTGCCCTCGAAGGTCAAGTTCTGCGTTCGCTGCGTGATCTCGAACCAGCGCCCCAATTCTGCGGTGGAGTACAAGCACACCAAGGAAAGCAAGAAGGCGACGATCGCCTTCGACGAAGAGGGCGTATGCGACGCCTGCCGCTTCGCGGAAAAGAAGCAGGCCGGGATCGAGTGGGAAGAGCGCGAACGGCGGCTCGTCGCCCTGTGCGATACGTTCCGCAGCCGCAACGGCAACTATGACTGCATCGTGCCGGGTTCGGGCGGCAAGGACAGCTTCTATGCCTCCCATATCCTGAAGACCAAATACGGCATGCATCCGCTGACCGTGACCTGGGCGCCGCATGTCTACACGGAATGGGGCTGGCGGAATTTCCAGAGCTGGATCCATGCCGGCCACGACAATCTGCTTTCGACGCCGAACGGCCGCGTGCACCGGCTCCTGACGCGCCTTGCAGTCGACAACCTTTTCCACCCCTTCCAGGCCTTCATGTTCGGCCAGAAGGCGCTGGCGCCGAAAATGGCGCTGCTGCACAAGATCCCGCTCGTCTTCTTCGGCGAGAACGAGGCCGAATACGGCAACCCTATCGGCGATACCGAAACGGCCAAGCGCGACTGGTCCTACTTCACCTCCGACGACCAGTCGAAGGTGAGCCTCGGCGGCGTGCCCATCCCCGATCTCAAGGCGCATTTCGGCGTCGAGCAGCAGGATCTCCTGCCCTACCTGCCGGCCAATCCGTCGGAGATCGAGGCCCAGGGCGTCGAGGTCCACTATCTCGGCTACTATCTCAAATGGCACCCGCAGAGCTGCTACTACTACGCCGTCGAGCATGGCGGCTTCCAGGCCTCGCCGGAAAGGACGCCCGGCACCTACAGCAAGTACAACAGCATCGACGACCGGATCGACGACTTCCACTACTACACAACCGGCATCAAGTTCGGCCTCGGTCGGGCGAGCTACGATGCGGCGCAGGAAATCCGCTCCGGCGACATCACGCGCGAAGAAGGCGTGGCGCTGGTCAAGCGTTTCGACCATGAATGGCCGGAACGTTTTGCCGAAGAGATCTTCCGCTATCTCAGCATTCCGCCGGAAGAATTCCCGGAAGCCAGTCGAATGTTCGAGGAGCCTATTCTGACGCGAGACTATTTCGACACGCTTGCCGACACGTTCCGCAGCCCCCACCTCTGGAAGTGGGAGGGCAACCGCTGGCAGCTGCGCCATGCGGTCTGGCAAGAAGCCGCCGACGCCGAGGCTGCTCTGTGA
- a CDS encoding surface carbohydrate biosynthesis protein, whose product MTEKIVSSSSHPGKIAIVVDNPRRDLRGLVLLAHQLALRGVAAVVVPMYQQGYDIPLIAPDLVVVNYARESNRPLLETYRSAGYGVAVLDTEGGILSSKGHDAPDTWAASICRSGLSALIDHYAFWGENVHHAFVRHSGIPPEKLWLTGCPRYDLCVEPWRSMLRHTRRDFILVNTNFSAINPRYTRSASEERAIFRSLGWTEEYVKRIFADLERVFPVYLETIESLARAFPKRQILVRPHPFENESLYRERFAGIANIVIDGAGDVLNVISASDGVIHLNCGTAVDAVLCGKVPISIEYLNTETIKSHAPLPSSISLQAGNFEELCAFVETLPDRSPYDIEAAQAVTRPWFHHSDGLAAARLADLLVGALATKSTVARRSATMALRGGRRNASVGQVLLGLSSLAAGSAAADVLRQRIQPSRTGKAFGVADVAALLQDYAACSSDPAARVRHARNPLTKLPLSSIEVFTV is encoded by the coding sequence ATGACGGAGAAGATTGTGTCATCCTCATCGCATCCCGGCAAGATCGCCATTGTGGTCGACAACCCGCGTCGTGATCTTCGCGGGCTCGTTCTTCTCGCCCATCAGCTCGCGTTGCGGGGCGTGGCAGCCGTTGTGGTGCCCATGTACCAGCAGGGCTACGACATCCCGCTCATCGCGCCGGATTTGGTCGTCGTGAATTACGCCCGGGAAAGCAATCGGCCGCTTCTCGAGACTTATCGTAGCGCCGGATACGGTGTGGCGGTGCTTGATACGGAAGGCGGAATTCTCTCTAGCAAAGGGCATGATGCGCCGGATACCTGGGCGGCCTCGATATGCCGTTCGGGCCTATCCGCGCTTATCGATCACTATGCCTTCTGGGGAGAGAATGTGCATCACGCCTTTGTTCGTCATTCCGGGATTCCTCCGGAAAAGTTGTGGCTCACAGGCTGTCCGCGCTATGATCTCTGCGTCGAGCCGTGGAGATCGATGCTGCGCCATACGCGGCGCGATTTCATCCTCGTTAACACAAACTTCTCGGCGATCAATCCGCGCTACACCCGCTCCGCTTCTGAGGAGCGCGCAATCTTCCGCTCGCTCGGATGGACCGAAGAATACGTTAAGAGGATCTTCGCCGATCTCGAACGGGTCTTCCCTGTGTACCTCGAAACGATTGAAAGTCTTGCCCGGGCTTTTCCCAAGCGCCAGATTTTGGTGAGGCCGCATCCCTTTGAAAACGAATCGCTCTATCGCGAGCGATTTGCCGGGATCGCCAACATCGTGATCGACGGGGCGGGCGACGTGTTGAACGTCATTTCCGCGTCGGATGGAGTTATCCATCTCAACTGCGGAACCGCCGTTGATGCCGTACTGTGTGGTAAGGTGCCGATCTCAATAGAGTATCTGAATACCGAAACGATTAAGTCACATGCGCCGCTTCCTTCCAGTATCAGCCTGCAAGCCGGAAATTTCGAGGAGCTTTGTGCTTTCGTCGAGACGCTGCCGGACCGTTCGCCCTATGATATAGAGGCCGCCCAGGCCGTGACGCGGCCTTGGTTCCATCATTCTGACGGTCTCGCGGCGGCGAGGCTGGCGGACCTTTTAGTGGGCGCGCTGGCGACCAAGTCTACGGTCGCACGAAGAAGCGCGACCATGGCGTTGCGCGGCGGTCGCAGAAATGCCTCTGTTGGCCAGGTGCTACTCGGCTTGTCGTCGCTTGCCGCCGGTAGTGCCGCCGCAGATGTGCTCCGGCAGCGGATCCAGCCTTCGCGCACAGGCAAAGCCTTCGGCGTAGCCGATGTCGCGGCCCTGCTTCAGGACTATGCCGCTTGTTCGTCCGACCCCGCGGCGCGTGTCCGCCATGCGCGCAATCCGTTGACGAAGCTACCGCTCAGCAGCATTGAGGTTTTCACCGTATGA